The Anaeromyxobacter sp. Fw109-5 genomic interval GGTGGTCGCGACGTGGATCGACGGGATCGGCTTCATGGCGTGGCCTCCTGGCCGGCGGGCGAGCAACGGGCGTGCCGCGCCGCCTCCGCCGAGAAACGGCGCGGCGGGGGCCCGGCGCGGGGACGTCCGGCGGACGCTCGGGGCCGGGGCGCGGACGCCGCCGGGACTCGCGGTGGGCCCGTGGTAACGTCGGCCGGTGCCGCGCGAGTACCTCCGCCGCCTGAGCGATCAGATCGTCCACGCCCAGCGCCCCATCCGCGTGCTCCGCGCGATCAACTGGGGCCCGCACGTGCACGAGCGGTTCTTCAAGCACGAGGCGAAGGAGCTGCCTCGCCCCGAGTACCCGCCCCTCGGGTTCGACCCGGCCGACAAGGTGAAGGAGCTCCGCGAGATCCGGCGGCAGATCCGTGGCAGGAACGCCGTCGAGGAGCTGCTGCGGAAGAAGTGCGACGAGTTCGTGGCGATCACGCGGATGCTGGCCGCGCGCGGGACGAAGCGCTTCTACGAGATCTCGCGCCGCGTCTACGGCGATCCGCGCGATCGCTTCCCCGACCACAACGTCGACAACCTCGCCATCGCGCGGCTGTGGGCCTCCCGGCCGCGCGCCCGCGACGAGGAGAAGGTCCACTCGGCGGAGGAGGCGGCGCGGCGGATCGAGGAGCTCTGCAACCCGCTCCTGGGCGGGGACGTGAAGGTGGTGGTGACGACGCGCCTCACCGCCAACGCCGCGGCGGGCGCGACGCGCATCACCCTGCGGAAGGGCGCGCGGTTCTCGGAGCGGCAGGTGCGCGCGCTCGCCCACCACGAGGGGCTCTGGCACGTGCTCACCTCCATGAACGGCTTCCGCCAGCCGGTGCTGACGGTGCTCGGGGTCGGCCTCCCCAGGCACACCGAGTCGCAGGAGGGCGGCGGGATCGTCACCGAGTTCCTCACCGGCCACATCACGGACGAGCGGTACATCGAGCTCGGCGAGCGGACCATCGCCATCGACATGGCGGCGCGCGGAGCCGACTTCCTCGAGGTGTACCGCTACCTCCTCGCGCGCTTCCCGCCGGAGAAGGCGGCGCTCATGAGCGAACGCGTGTTCCGCGGCGGGCTCGTGGAGGGGGGCGCGCCGTTCACGAAGGACGCCGCCTACCAGCGCGGCTACTGCCGGACGTTCAACTTCATCCGCTCGGCGCTCGATCAGCGCGACGTGGAGCTCGTGCGGGCCTTCCTGGCGGGGAAGATGAGCGTGGACGACGCCGAGCTGGTGCGCGACCTGGTGGAGGAAGGGCTGTGCGTCGGGCCGGTGTACCTGCCCGAGTGGTTCATCGACATCGACCGGCTGAACGCGCTCGCCACCCACAGCGTGACGATGAACCGGTTCAGCCTGCCGAGCGTCTCGCGCTACTACGCGGCGCGCCGGAGGGGGGCGCGGCCGGCGGGGGAGGTCGCCGGAGCGCACCGCGAGGACAGCGAGGAGCGGGCCGGGCCGATGGGGGCCGACGAAGGCGACCTCGGGGAGTAGCGGCGCGCCGGAGCCTGCGGGCTCCGCTCGCCGGGCTACGGGCGTCGCTCCTGCTGGACCCGCAGCCCGAGGCCCGTCGCCTCGTGGCCTCGCTCAGCTCACCGTCGCGCCGAAGATCCGCCCCACCGCGTAGGTGACGCCCGCCGCGACCGCGGCGAGCCCGACCATGCGCGCGGCGGAGCGAACGACGCTCGTTCCGGAGAGGAACCCGAGCAACCCGCCCACCGCGGCGAGGAGCGTGCCGGCCAGCGCGGCGGCGATCGCGACGGCGGGCGTGCCGGTGGTGAACAGAAACGGCAGCACCGGGACGAGCGCGCCCACGGAGAAGAGGGCGAAGGACGCGACGGCGGCGCCGATGGGAGAGCCGAGGTCCTCCGGATCGAGGCCGAGCTCCTCGCGCACGAGCGTGTCGGCGGCGCTCGCCGGGTTCTTGAGCAGCTCGGCGGCGGTGCGGCTCGCCTGCTCCGTCGAGAGCCCCTTCTGCTTGAAGATGAGGGTGAGCTCCGCGGCCTCCTCCTCGGGGGCCTCGGCG includes:
- a CDS encoding flavohemoglobin expression-modulating QEGLA motif protein encodes the protein MPREYLRRLSDQIVHAQRPIRVLRAINWGPHVHERFFKHEAKELPRPEYPPLGFDPADKVKELREIRRQIRGRNAVEELLRKKCDEFVAITRMLAARGTKRFYEISRRVYGDPRDRFPDHNVDNLAIARLWASRPRARDEEKVHSAEEAARRIEELCNPLLGGDVKVVVTTRLTANAAAGATRITLRKGARFSERQVRALAHHEGLWHVLTSMNGFRQPVLTVLGVGLPRHTESQEGGGIVTEFLTGHITDERYIELGERTIAIDMAARGADFLEVYRYLLARFPPEKAALMSERVFRGGLVEGGAPFTKDAAYQRGYCRTFNFIRSALDQRDVELVRAFLAGKMSVDDAELVRDLVEEGLCVGPVYLPEWFIDIDRLNALATHSVTMNRFSLPSVSRYYAARRRGARPAGEVAGAHREDSEERAGPMGADEGDLGE